From a region of the Mercurialis annua linkage group LG1-X, ddMerAnnu1.2, whole genome shotgun sequence genome:
- the LOC126664363 gene encoding putative chloride channel-like protein CLC-g isoform X2: MGFLVFSLSNFILTLFASIITASVAPAAAGSGIPEVKAYLNGVDAPGIFSFRTLVVKIIGSITAVSSSLHIGKAGPMVHTGSCVASILGQGGSKKYNLTWKWLRYFKNDRDRRDLVTCGSAAGMAAAFRSPVGGVLFALEEMASWWRSALLWRAFFTTAVVALVLRALIDVCLMGKCGLFGTGGLIMFDVYSANITYHLIDVPPVLLLGVIGGILGSFYNFVLEKVLRVYNLINEQGIAYKILLACSISIFTSCMLFGLPFLASCQPCPADASEACPTIGRSGNYKRFQCPPGHYNDLASLIFNTNDDAIRNLFSRDTDAEFQYSSVFIFFITCFSLSILSYGIVAPAGLFVPVIVTGASFGRFIGMLIGSRDGLNHGLYAVLGAASLLGGSMRMTVSLCVIILELTNNLLLLPLIMLVLLISKTVADAFNGNIYDLIMKAKGFPYLEIHAEPYMRQLTVSDVVTGPLQLFHGIERVGNIVHVLTVTRHHGFPVIDEPPLSEHTILYGLILRDHLIELLKKKVFSSTPVPMSADAFEQFSPGDFAKRGSGYNHKLEDIEITEEEMDMFVDLHPFTNASPYTVVETMSLAKARVLFREVGLRHLLVIPKISSVSPVVGILTRHDFMPEHILGLHPLLVRSKWKRLRLRLPQLLKFF, translated from the exons ATGGGTTTTCTTGTGTTCTCTCTGTCTAATTTTATACTTACGCTATTCGCATCCATTATCACGGCTTCTGTAGCTCCTGCTGCTGCTGGATCAGGTATTCCTGAAGTCAAAGCTTATTTGAATGGCGTTGATGCTCCTGGCATTTTTTCGTTTCGAACTTTGGTTGTTAAG ATTATTGGAAGCATTACTGCAGTGTCATCATCTCTTCATATTGGAAAGGCAGGGCCAATGGTGCATACTGGTTCATGCGTAGCATCGATTCTTGGTCAGGGTGGATCTAAGAAATATAACTTAACATGGAAATGGCTACGGTATTTCAAAAATGACAGAGATCGACGAGATCTTGTAACGTGTGGATCAGCTGCTGGAATGGCTGCAGCCTTTCGCTCCCCAGTTGGCGGTGTGTTGTTTGCTCTTGAAGAAATGGCATCCTG GTGGAGAAGTGCCCTTTTATGGCGAGCTTTCTTCACAACAGCTGTAGTTGCATTAGTCCTTCGGGCTTTGATTGATGTGTGTTTAATGGGAAAATGTGGGCTATTTGGTACTGGCGGGCTCATAATGTTTGATGTCTATTCAGCTAATATTACATATCATCTCATTGATGTTCCTCCTGTGCTTCTCCTTGGAGTTATAGGGGGCATATTAGGAAGTTTCTATAATTTTGTCTTAGAAAAGGTTCTTCGAGTTTACAATCTCATTAATGA GCAAGGCATTGCTTACAAAATTCTTCTGGCTTGTTCAATCTCTATATTCACATCCTGTATGTTATTTGGATTACCTTTTTTGGCATCTTGTCAACCTTGTCCTGCTGATGCTTCAGAGGCTTGTCCAACAATTGGTCGGTCTGGCAACTATAAGAGATTTCAATGCCCTCCTGGGCACTACAATGATCTAGCTAGCCTCATTTTTAATACAAATGATGACGCAATTAGAAATCTTTTCAGCAGGGATACCGACGCCGAGTTTCAGTATTCATccgttttcatattttttataacttgCTTCTCTCTTAGCATTCTTAGCTATGGCATTGTTGCTCCTGCTGGTCTATTTGTTCCGGTTATTGTGACAGGTGCATCTTTTGGACGTTTTATCGGAATGTTAATTGGTTCAAGAGATGGTCTTAATCACGGCCTTTATGCTGTCCTGGGAGCTGCTTCACTCCTCGGAGGATCTATGAGAATGACAGTTTCCTTATGTGTTATTATCCTAGAATTGACCAATAATTTGTTGCTGCTACCTTTGATAATGTTGGTTCTTCTTATTTCCAAGACTGTGGCTGACGCTTTCAATGGTAATATTTATGACCTCATTATGAAGGCGAAGGGCTTTCCTTATCTAGAAATTCACGCCGAACCTTACATGAGGCAGCTGACAGTAAGTGATGTAGTCACAGGTCCACTTCAGCTCTTTCATGGCATTGAAAGGGTCGGTAACATTGTACACGTTCTCACAGTAACTAGGCATCATGGATTTCCTGTAATCGATGAGCCTCCACTCTCTGAACACACAATTCTTTATGGACTAATCCTCCGTGATCATCTTATTGAGTTATTAAAGAAGAAAGTGTTCTCATCCACTCCAGTGCCAATGAGCGCTGATGCCTTTGAGCAATTCTCACCTGGTGACTTTGCAAAGAGGGGCTCAGGCTACAATCACAAGCTAGAAGATATAGAAATCACTGAAGAAGAGATGGACATGTTTGTGGATTTACATCCTTTCACTAATGCTTCGCCCTATACTGTTGTGGAAACAATGTCACTAGCTAAGGCTCGTGTACTTTTCCGAGAAGTTGGTTTGAGGCACTTGTTGGTGATACCCAAAATATCAAGT GTATCTCCTGTTGTGGGCATACTGACGAGGCACGACTTCATGCCGGAACATATATTGGGTTTGCATCCGCTGCTTGTTAGAAGCAAGTGGAAAAGATTAAGGCTCCGGTTGCCACAATTACTTAAATTTTTCTAG
- the LOC126664363 gene encoding putative chloride channel-like protein CLC-g isoform X1 — protein sequence MSINGALVTAPAPAEGEEEQDNESLTLPLLTSQRSLINSTSQVAIVGANLCPIESLDYEIAENDFFKQDWRTRRKLQIFQYLFMKWSLCFLIGIIVSLIGFFNNLAVENIAGVKFVITSNMMLSSRYGMGFLVFSLSNFILTLFASIITASVAPAAAGSGIPEVKAYLNGVDAPGIFSFRTLVVKIIGSITAVSSSLHIGKAGPMVHTGSCVASILGQGGSKKYNLTWKWLRYFKNDRDRRDLVTCGSAAGMAAAFRSPVGGVLFALEEMASWWRSALLWRAFFTTAVVALVLRALIDVCLMGKCGLFGTGGLIMFDVYSANITYHLIDVPPVLLLGVIGGILGSFYNFVLEKVLRVYNLINEQGIAYKILLACSISIFTSCMLFGLPFLASCQPCPADASEACPTIGRSGNYKRFQCPPGHYNDLASLIFNTNDDAIRNLFSRDTDAEFQYSSVFIFFITCFSLSILSYGIVAPAGLFVPVIVTGASFGRFIGMLIGSRDGLNHGLYAVLGAASLLGGSMRMTVSLCVIILELTNNLLLLPLIMLVLLISKTVADAFNGNIYDLIMKAKGFPYLEIHAEPYMRQLTVSDVVTGPLQLFHGIERVGNIVHVLTVTRHHGFPVIDEPPLSEHTILYGLILRDHLIELLKKKVFSSTPVPMSADAFEQFSPGDFAKRGSGYNHKLEDIEITEEEMDMFVDLHPFTNASPYTVVETMSLAKARVLFREVGLRHLLVIPKISSVSPVVGILTRHDFMPEHILGLHPLLVRSKWKRLRLRLPQLLKFF from the exons TGTCGGCGCCAATCTATGCCCTATCGAATCTCTCGATTACGA GATAGCTGAGAATGATTTCTTTAAGCAAGATTGGAGAACGCGTAGAAAGCTACAGATATTTCAGTATTTGTTTATGAAGTGGTCGCTGTGTTTCTTGATTGGGATAATTGTTAGTCTGATTGGTTTCTTTAATAATCTTGCTGTTGAAAATATTGCTGGTGTTAAGTTTGTTATCACTTCCAATATGATGCTTTCTAGTAG GTATGGGATGGGTTTTCTTGTGTTCTCTCTGTCTAATTTTATACTTACGCTATTCGCATCCATTATCACGGCTTCTGTAGCTCCTGCTGCTGCTGGATCAGGTATTCCTGAAGTCAAAGCTTATTTGAATGGCGTTGATGCTCCTGGCATTTTTTCGTTTCGAACTTTGGTTGTTAAG ATTATTGGAAGCATTACTGCAGTGTCATCATCTCTTCATATTGGAAAGGCAGGGCCAATGGTGCATACTGGTTCATGCGTAGCATCGATTCTTGGTCAGGGTGGATCTAAGAAATATAACTTAACATGGAAATGGCTACGGTATTTCAAAAATGACAGAGATCGACGAGATCTTGTAACGTGTGGATCAGCTGCTGGAATGGCTGCAGCCTTTCGCTCCCCAGTTGGCGGTGTGTTGTTTGCTCTTGAAGAAATGGCATCCTG GTGGAGAAGTGCCCTTTTATGGCGAGCTTTCTTCACAACAGCTGTAGTTGCATTAGTCCTTCGGGCTTTGATTGATGTGTGTTTAATGGGAAAATGTGGGCTATTTGGTACTGGCGGGCTCATAATGTTTGATGTCTATTCAGCTAATATTACATATCATCTCATTGATGTTCCTCCTGTGCTTCTCCTTGGAGTTATAGGGGGCATATTAGGAAGTTTCTATAATTTTGTCTTAGAAAAGGTTCTTCGAGTTTACAATCTCATTAATGA GCAAGGCATTGCTTACAAAATTCTTCTGGCTTGTTCAATCTCTATATTCACATCCTGTATGTTATTTGGATTACCTTTTTTGGCATCTTGTCAACCTTGTCCTGCTGATGCTTCAGAGGCTTGTCCAACAATTGGTCGGTCTGGCAACTATAAGAGATTTCAATGCCCTCCTGGGCACTACAATGATCTAGCTAGCCTCATTTTTAATACAAATGATGACGCAATTAGAAATCTTTTCAGCAGGGATACCGACGCCGAGTTTCAGTATTCATccgttttcatattttttataacttgCTTCTCTCTTAGCATTCTTAGCTATGGCATTGTTGCTCCTGCTGGTCTATTTGTTCCGGTTATTGTGACAGGTGCATCTTTTGGACGTTTTATCGGAATGTTAATTGGTTCAAGAGATGGTCTTAATCACGGCCTTTATGCTGTCCTGGGAGCTGCTTCACTCCTCGGAGGATCTATGAGAATGACAGTTTCCTTATGTGTTATTATCCTAGAATTGACCAATAATTTGTTGCTGCTACCTTTGATAATGTTGGTTCTTCTTATTTCCAAGACTGTGGCTGACGCTTTCAATGGTAATATTTATGACCTCATTATGAAGGCGAAGGGCTTTCCTTATCTAGAAATTCACGCCGAACCTTACATGAGGCAGCTGACAGTAAGTGATGTAGTCACAGGTCCACTTCAGCTCTTTCATGGCATTGAAAGGGTCGGTAACATTGTACACGTTCTCACAGTAACTAGGCATCATGGATTTCCTGTAATCGATGAGCCTCCACTCTCTGAACACACAATTCTTTATGGACTAATCCTCCGTGATCATCTTATTGAGTTATTAAAGAAGAAAGTGTTCTCATCCACTCCAGTGCCAATGAGCGCTGATGCCTTTGAGCAATTCTCACCTGGTGACTTTGCAAAGAGGGGCTCAGGCTACAATCACAAGCTAGAAGATATAGAAATCACTGAAGAAGAGATGGACATGTTTGTGGATTTACATCCTTTCACTAATGCTTCGCCCTATACTGTTGTGGAAACAATGTCACTAGCTAAGGCTCGTGTACTTTTCCGAGAAGTTGGTTTGAGGCACTTGTTGGTGATACCCAAAATATCAAGT GTATCTCCTGTTGTGGGCATACTGACGAGGCACGACTTCATGCCGGAACATATATTGGGTTTGCATCCGCTGCTTGTTAGAAGCAAGTGGAAAAGATTAAGGCTCCGGTTGCCACAATTACTTAAATTTTTCTAG